From the Leptospira biflexa serovar Patoc strain 'Patoc 1 (Paris)' genome, one window contains:
- a CDS encoding discoidin domain-containing protein: MKKTILALLSFYLLFSNQSSIETSIVIERIQAASSAEGTNPINVFIPGKLWKPETSLDGITIFFSNGAKWNQAGKTDGRAYFNEISIECQEKKGYVAFYKDGSYATNFDCSKETPLKIKSNGVHVIYLLPDSANGIKTVSFFKNGKKLDVVYPEPVEGQVTASSTLPNYPAYGLFDGSIDFAWVEGVKTDGVGESIQVQLEDSIDLAGIEIFNGYQRLDALFYKNGSVTELLVSNESDSFIIPIADKQGGQRIFFPKILSGKKFTFTIQKVRTGKTWKDTVIAEIILLGEKGKRFTVLDQNANEFKDEILKKSKNTILSSVVNKAYFADIPEGRMDYVFRSNGSFVIWKDDLKEKRVLDGNWVFVEASASEAKIKIFGRDHKVVTQSLDSNSPYSEKTEEKSTLIFSDTLTVKKVGNGIQMVGKKVQISQ, from the coding sequence TTGAAAAAAACAATCTTAGCTCTTTTGTCATTTTATTTACTATTCTCCAATCAAAGTTCGATTGAAACATCGATTGTCATCGAAAGGATCCAAGCTGCATCCTCGGCAGAAGGTACAAATCCGATCAATGTATTCATCCCAGGAAAACTTTGGAAACCAGAAACGAGTTTGGATGGGATCACTATCTTTTTTTCGAATGGAGCCAAATGGAATCAGGCTGGGAAAACAGATGGTCGTGCTTACTTCAATGAAATCTCCATCGAATGCCAAGAGAAAAAAGGTTATGTAGCTTTTTATAAGGACGGAAGTTATGCGACCAATTTTGACTGTTCGAAAGAAACCCCACTCAAAATCAAATCCAATGGAGTTCATGTCATTTATCTTCTGCCAGACTCGGCCAATGGGATCAAAACAGTTTCCTTTTTCAAAAATGGGAAAAAACTCGATGTAGTGTATCCAGAGCCAGTGGAAGGACAGGTGACTGCTAGTAGTACACTTCCCAACTATCCCGCCTATGGACTGTTTGACGGAAGTATCGATTTTGCTTGGGTAGAAGGTGTCAAAACCGATGGAGTAGGCGAATCCATCCAAGTTCAGTTAGAAGATTCGATCGATTTGGCAGGTATTGAGATTTTTAATGGTTACCAAAGGTTAGATGCACTTTTTTATAAAAATGGATCGGTAACGGAACTATTGGTGTCAAATGAGAGTGATTCCTTTATCATTCCAATTGCAGACAAACAAGGAGGACAAAGAATATTTTTTCCAAAAATCCTTTCTGGTAAAAAATTTACGTTCACTATCCAAAAAGTAAGAACAGGCAAAACATGGAAAGACACTGTGATTGCAGAAATCATTCTCCTTGGTGAAAAAGGAAAACGATTCACTGTTCTTGATCAAAACGCGAATGAATTCAAAGATGAAATTTTAAAAAAATCAAAAAATACAATCCTTTCTTCGGTGGTGAACAAAGCTTATTTTGCTGATATTCCAGAAGGCAGAATGGATTATGTATTCCGTTCAAACGGATCCTTTGTGATTTGGAAAGATGATTTGAAAGAAAAACGAGTGTTAGATGGAAATTGGGTTTTTGTCGAAGCATCCGCATCAGAAGCAAAAATTAAAATTTTTGGCCGTGATCACAAGGTCGTGACACAAAGTTTAGATTCTAATAGTCCCTATTCTGAAAAAACGGAAGAGAAATCAACTTTGATCTTTAGTGATACTCTTACTGTGAAAAAAGTGGGGAATGGAATTCAGATGGTGGGCAAAAAAGTCCAAATCTCCCAATAA
- the trxA gene encoding thioredoxin has product MSDIYPKSFETLLQTHDKPILVDFWAPWCGPCKMVAPELEKLAKDWKGKVSIIKVNTDEKQEIAGKYGISGIPTFILFKNGKEVHRISGAMRSEEFKIVFGSYL; this is encoded by the coding sequence ATGTCTGACATATACCCCAAAAGTTTTGAAACCTTACTCCAAACACATGACAAACCGATCCTCGTCGATTTTTGGGCACCATGGTGTGGACCTTGCAAAATGGTGGCACCTGAGTTGGAAAAACTTGCCAAAGACTGGAAGGGAAAAGTTTCCATCATCAAAGTGAATACCGATGAAAAACAAGAGATCGCAGGCAAGTATGGAATATCAGGGATTCCGACGTTTATCTTATTTAAAAATGGGAAAGAGGTCCATCGTATTTCTGGTGCTATGCGAAGTGAAGAATTTAAGATAGTATTTGGTAGTTACCTTTAG
- a CDS encoding Crp/Fnr family transcriptional regulator, with product MQTSTYRWQMTGTAGLEISMTKIQSNEMQWKMVIQRFNEIGKLVTLRKKEIFAKQGLSMDHIGYVKKGAFKLVYHHQKKEWIKSFLFEGSFLGSIPSILQKKPSTYSIIALEPSEVLVLPSKKFSQLFEIESIYQKFLNQFLTSLYLKKEKRVSEFLLLDAKQRYQNFIDEFFENESRISQIDQAAYLGITNVALSRLKKDSFANNPLPPSNTFH from the coding sequence TTGCAAACTTCGACGTACCGATGGCAAATGACGGGAACAGCTGGACTTGAGATCAGTATGACAAAAATACAATCAAACGAAATGCAATGGAAAATGGTCATCCAAAGATTTAACGAAATTGGTAAACTCGTTACCCTCAGAAAAAAGGAAATCTTCGCAAAACAAGGGTTATCAATGGATCACATTGGCTATGTGAAAAAGGGTGCCTTTAAACTGGTATACCATCATCAAAAAAAGGAATGGATCAAATCCTTTCTTTTTGAAGGTTCGTTTCTTGGAAGTATCCCAAGTATTCTCCAAAAAAAACCGAGTACATATTCAATCATCGCTCTTGAACCTTCAGAAGTTTTGGTGTTACCATCAAAAAAATTTTCACAATTGTTCGAAATCGAAAGTATATATCAAAAATTTCTCAATCAATTTTTGACTTCTTTGTATTTAAAAAAAGAAAAACGAGTCTCTGAGTTTTTACTTCTGGATGCAAAACAGCGTTACCAAAATTTTATCGATGAATTTTTTGAAAATGAATCCCGAATCTCCCAAATAGACCAAGCCGCCTACTTGGGAATCACGAATGTTGCCCTTAGTCGGTTAAAGAAGGATTCATTTGCAAATAATCCTCTACCGCCTTCCAATACATTTCACTGA
- a CDS encoding type 1 glutamine amidotransferase domain-containing protein: MDQVNQTKVGTNAESQTKQKLVRIDLRRRGKLKLKLMIFIIGAISIFSNGLLANPKGKARILVVMSAADFILLDGVTKHPTGVFLNELYFPVKTLSDKGHQIVFATPLGKISTIDPESVRAKYWKSIAEKEEAIQFLFSLTNFKNPISLEQAIKDDQNFVGILVPGGQGLMTDLLYDEKIPELLRRFHKKQKPIGIVCHAPALLTSLRLDKEKENFIFKGYQVNSVTKMEEWFIETFVMKGKPKVRNISGSLKDLGMEYKSSFLPGRSYAIRDRNLVTSQNPFSGEEFSEMYWKAVEDYLQMNPSLTD; encoded by the coding sequence ATGGATCAGGTCAATCAAACAAAAGTAGGAACCAATGCAGAATCACAAACGAAACAAAAACTGGTTCGAATAGATTTGAGAAGAAGGGGAAAATTAAAATTAAAACTCATGATTTTCATTATTGGGGCAATCAGTATTTTCTCAAATGGATTGTTGGCAAATCCAAAGGGAAAAGCAAGGATACTTGTTGTGATGAGTGCCGCCGATTTCATTTTGTTAGATGGTGTCACCAAACACCCAACAGGCGTTTTTTTGAATGAACTGTATTTTCCAGTGAAAACATTAAGTGACAAAGGACATCAAATCGTATTTGCCACTCCATTGGGAAAAATATCCACAATCGATCCCGAAAGTGTAAGGGCAAAGTATTGGAAATCCATTGCAGAAAAAGAGGAAGCGATTCAGTTTCTATTTTCGTTAACGAATTTCAAAAATCCCATTTCCTTAGAGCAAGCAATTAAGGATGATCAGAACTTTGTGGGAATTCTTGTGCCAGGTGGGCAAGGTCTAATGACTGATTTATTATATGATGAAAAGATTCCCGAATTACTCAGACGATTCCATAAAAAACAAAAACCAATTGGTATCGTTTGCCATGCACCTGCTTTGTTGACAAGTTTACGTCTCGACAAAGAAAAGGAAAATTTTATCTTCAAAGGGTATCAAGTTAATTCAGTGACAAAAATGGAAGAATGGTTTATTGAAACCTTTGTGATGAAGGGAAAACCAAAAGTCAGAAACATTTCAGGATCTCTAAAAGACTTAGGTATGGAATACAAATCTTCTTTTTTACCTGGTCGAAGTTATGCGATCCGAGATCGAAATTTAGTGACATCTCAAAATCCATTTTCTGGAGAAGAATTCAGTGAAATGTATTGGAAGGCGGTAGAGGATTATTTGCAAATGAATCCTTCTTTAACCGACTAA
- a CDS encoding MBL fold metallo-hydrolase — MENHFRNQNKLQLNRGYFFLILALFTFHCALRPSGDIKLYESYFPHENGIAPITKGKIRVTFLGTTSILLDDGETQILTDGFFTRPSLWKTGLFKIESDPIIIQSVLEKAKINRLKGIFVCHSHYDHAMDSPLVAKFTNAKLFGSNSTINVGLGAGLDQANMEVFQIGKPIRLGNFIVTVLESKHTPPFRILGKTNATDPNFPDIPSPLVQPAKALDYIEGGTFDFYIQHGKNKIVIKSSTNYVKGSFDKIKADVLFLGIAQLSLQSKEFQDIYYQETVQKLKPKRIIPIHWDNFFKPLNQTLEPNLRIGDDFEANMNILLNKTTQDKIQVQMLQGFESIDLF; from the coding sequence ATGGAAAATCATTTTAGAAACCAAAACAAACTTCAATTGAATCGAGGTTATTTTTTTCTAATTCTGGCTTTGTTTACGTTCCATTGTGCCTTGCGACCTTCCGGTGATATAAAACTATATGAATCTTATTTTCCGCATGAAAATGGAATCGCACCAATCACGAAGGGAAAAATAAGGGTTACGTTTTTAGGTACAACATCCATATTATTAGATGATGGAGAGACTCAAATTTTAACCGATGGTTTTTTTACAAGACCATCATTATGGAAAACGGGTCTTTTTAAAATAGAATCTGATCCAATCATCATTCAATCGGTTTTAGAGAAAGCCAAGATCAATCGATTGAAGGGGATTTTTGTCTGCCATTCCCATTATGACCATGCCATGGATTCACCATTAGTTGCCAAATTCACCAATGCGAAGTTATTTGGTTCAAACTCGACAATCAATGTGGGACTTGGTGCCGGTTTAGATCAGGCAAACATGGAAGTGTTTCAAATTGGAAAACCAATCAGACTCGGAAATTTTATCGTCACAGTGTTAGAGTCAAAACACACACCTCCCTTTCGCATTTTAGGAAAAACAAATGCTACTGATCCAAATTTTCCTGACATTCCATCTCCACTTGTCCAACCAGCGAAAGCATTGGATTATATCGAAGGAGGAACTTTTGATTTTTACATCCAACATGGTAAAAACAAGATTGTGATCAAAAGTAGCACAAATTATGTGAAAGGAAGCTTTGACAAAATCAAAGCAGACGTTTTGTTTTTGGGAATTGCACAATTGTCGTTACAATCGAAGGAATTTCAAGATATCTATTATCAAGAAACTGTTCAAAAATTAAAACCAAAACGAATCATTCCCATCCATTGGGATAATTTTTTTAAGCCGCTTAATCAAACTCTGGAGCCCAATTTGAGAATTGGTGATGATTTTGAGGCAAACATGAATATTCTCCTAAATAAAACCACCCAAGACAAAATTCAAGTCCAGATGTTACAAGGCTTTGAATCCATTGATTTGTTTTGA
- a CDS encoding gamma-glutamyltransferase family protein: MVATGNPLATKAAIKVLEEGGNAIDAAVAALLVLNVTNGEAASFPSVAPTLVYDKKTGQVKSYIGAGSAPKKASIQWFKEKGYDVMPKNSILSQLLPASPDVIVRLLQDHGTKSFSELVAPAIQTAEEGFPANRILVKNLDLPLYKRLGFTILMPYNSEVYLEKKWWYNIREGELTKRLDLAKTWKLMADEETLAIKKGRSRKQALEAVRDYFYKGPVSDLIVKLHEEKGGLITKEDLSQYAGGWEKPVLGEYRDYQILSNQTWTQGPVVPMVLQLLDGIDLKSMGHSSPEYIHTVSQAIELVIADRETYFGDPKFVDVPLDGLLSKKYSDVRRKLFQKEAFGKTPPNGNPWAFSSRKPKSNFVPANNHEEQSVSEIKYGKDTTYVSIVDASGNAVSLTPSDFPQSPMVPGTGLTLGIRMTQFRLDPTHPSSLAPGKRPRITPNPGMVLKNGKLWMSFGTPGGDVQSQAMIQFFLNIVVFGMDPQKAVEAPRFRSVNWPDSFSPHAYRPGGIELESSLFEIVSDELKAKGYKVYKKGHLDNDFGAVCAVLNDSKNKRLLGVADPREESSAEGR; the protein is encoded by the coding sequence ATGGTAGCAACAGGAAATCCTCTCGCTACAAAGGCAGCCATTAAAGTATTGGAAGAGGGAGGGAATGCAATTGATGCTGCAGTTGCCGCCTTACTTGTATTAAATGTAACAAATGGAGAAGCCGCTAGTTTTCCTTCCGTTGCTCCGACTTTGGTCTACGATAAAAAAACAGGACAAGTTAAAAGTTACATCGGTGCAGGATCGGCGCCCAAAAAAGCATCCATCCAATGGTTCAAAGAAAAAGGATATGATGTGATGCCAAAAAATTCTATTTTGTCACAGTTGTTACCTGCTTCGCCAGATGTCATCGTACGTTTGTTACAAGATCATGGTACCAAATCATTTTCGGAATTGGTTGCACCAGCCATTCAGACAGCGGAAGAAGGTTTCCCAGCAAACCGCATTCTTGTTAAAAATTTAGATTTACCTTTGTATAAACGATTAGGGTTCACAATTTTGATGCCTTATAATTCTGAAGTATATTTAGAAAAAAAATGGTGGTACAATATCCGAGAAGGTGAGTTAACCAAACGTTTGGATTTGGCAAAAACTTGGAAGTTGATGGCCGATGAAGAAACGTTGGCAATTAAAAAAGGAAGATCCAGGAAACAAGCGTTAGAAGCAGTCCGAGATTATTTTTACAAAGGACCTGTCTCAGATCTTATCGTCAAACTTCATGAAGAAAAAGGTGGTCTTATCACAAAAGAAGATTTGAGCCAGTATGCTGGAGGTTGGGAAAAACCAGTTTTGGGGGAATACCGTGATTACCAAATTCTATCGAACCAAACTTGGACTCAAGGACCCGTTGTTCCAATGGTATTGCAACTGTTAGATGGAATTGATTTAAAATCAATGGGCCATAGTTCACCCGAATACATTCATACGGTTTCTCAAGCGATTGAATTAGTGATTGCCGATCGTGAAACATATTTTGGAGATCCAAAGTTTGTCGATGTGCCCTTAGATGGTTTATTATCCAAAAAATATTCTGACGTAAGACGGAAACTCTTCCAAAAGGAAGCCTTCGGCAAAACTCCACCAAATGGAAATCCTTGGGCCTTTTCCTCTAGAAAACCAAAATCAAATTTTGTGCCAGCTAACAATCACGAGGAACAATCGGTAAGTGAAATTAAGTATGGAAAAGACACAACGTATGTAAGTATTGTTGATGCTTCTGGGAATGCAGTTTCTCTCACTCCTAGCGATTTTCCACAATCACCAATGGTTCCAGGCACAGGTCTCACACTTGGCATTCGGATGACGCAGTTCCGTTTAGATCCAACGCATCCATCTTCCCTCGCACCAGGAAAACGTCCGCGGATCACACCTAATCCTGGTATGGTGTTAAAAAATGGTAAATTATGGATGAGTTTCGGAACACCAGGGGGCGACGTCCAAAGTCAAGCAATGATCCAATTCTTTTTGAACATAGTTGTGTTTGGAATGGACCCACAAAAGGCAGTGGAAGCACCTAGATTTCGTTCGGTGAACTGGCCTGATAGTTTTTCTCCACATGCCTATCGTCCGGGTGGAATTGAATTGGAATCGTCTTTATTTGAGATCGTTTCCGATGAACTCAAAGCAAAAGGTTATAAAGTTTACAAAAAAGGTCATTTAGACAATGATTTTGGTGCCGTATGTGCTGTGTTAAATGATTCAAAGAACAAACGACTCCTTGGAGTTGCTGACCCAAGAGAAGAGTCATCGGCAGAAGGTAGGTAA